In one window of Bizionia sp. M204 DNA:
- a CDS encoding FAD binding domain-containing protein — protein MITFILNNKTIKTPEHAGMTLLDFVRYQQRLTGTKIGCREGDCGACTVLVGTLNERGVMEYQTITSCISPLGNAHGKHIVTVEGTNLKDKLTTSQEAMKANYATQCGFCTPGFVVSLTGFALSNSEKNYSNALDAISGNICRCTGYKAIEKAALQVVEKLENQEVHSFGWLIDHGFIPEYFKSIPQRLLDIKAKELNQPKGKFVSGGTDLYVQQADDLADNDVHLIAEKGYLKGISINDAICTIGTNATVTDLWNHTELNSLLPNLRKHLKLVSSEQIRNMASFGGNLVNASPIGDMTIFFLALNSELTIIDEHENERTLALKNFYQDYKKFDLNDGELLKEIRFNIPSNQSYFNFEKVCKRTHLDIASVNSAIHIAVNDDHISEVHVSIGGVSAIPKYLHETSKFLRRKDLTVEIIMQANEILQSEISPISDVRGTSDYKRLLARQLFFAHFTTLFPKQFTLNDFVQHA, from the coding sequence ATGATCACCTTCATACTAAATAACAAAACCATTAAAACGCCAGAACATGCGGGAATGACGTTATTGGATTTTGTTCGTTACCAACAACGACTCACTGGCACCAAAATAGGATGTCGTGAAGGCGATTGTGGTGCATGCACCGTTTTAGTCGGCACTCTAAATGAGCGTGGTGTTATGGAATACCAAACTATTACATCCTGTATTTCACCATTAGGAAATGCCCATGGTAAACATATTGTAACGGTTGAAGGTACTAATCTAAAAGACAAATTAACTACGTCTCAAGAAGCCATGAAAGCAAATTACGCCACGCAATGTGGTTTTTGCACACCAGGTTTTGTCGTTTCGCTAACAGGTTTTGCATTATCAAATTCGGAAAAAAACTATAGTAATGCTTTAGATGCTATTAGCGGAAACATCTGTAGATGTACAGGTTACAAAGCCATAGAGAAAGCAGCACTTCAAGTGGTTGAAAAATTAGAAAATCAAGAAGTTCATTCTTTTGGTTGGTTGATTGATCATGGCTTTATTCCAGAATACTTTAAAAGCATTCCACAACGTTTACTAGATATTAAAGCAAAGGAATTAAATCAGCCCAAAGGAAAATTTGTTTCTGGAGGAACTGATTTATACGTGCAACAAGCCGATGATTTGGCGGATAACGATGTACACTTAATTGCTGAAAAAGGTTATTTAAAAGGAATTTCAATTAATGATGCTATCTGCACAATTGGAACCAATGCAACGGTTACCGATTTATGGAATCATACGGAACTAAACAGTTTGCTACCCAACTTACGAAAACACCTGAAGTTGGTGTCTTCAGAACAAATTAGAAATATGGCTTCCTTCGGTGGAAACCTAGTAAACGCGTCGCCAATTGGCGATATGACCATTTTCTTTTTAGCGTTAAATAGTGAGCTTACTATTATTGACGAACATGAAAATGAACGAACCCTTGCACTTAAAAATTTCTACCAAGATTATAAGAAATTTGACTTAAACGATGGGGAATTACTAAAGGAAATCCGTTTCAATATACCGTCAAATCAGTCCTATTTTAATTTTGAAAAAGTTTGCAAACGTACACATTTAGATATTGCAAGCGTTAATTCGGCTATTCATATTGCAGTAAATGACGATCATATTTCAGAAGTTCATGTATCCATTGGTGGCGTTTCCGCTATCCCAAAATATTTGCACGAGACCTCTAAATTTTTAAGGAGAAAAGATTTGACTGTTGAAATCATAATGCAGGCTAACGAAATTCTTCAATCTGAAATCTCACCAATTAGTGATGTTCGTGGCACTAGTGATTATAAACGACTATTGGCAAGACAATTATTTTTCGCACATTTTACCACGTTATTTCCAAAACAATTCACTTTAAACGATTTTGTTCAACATGCATAA
- a CDS encoding SDR family oxidoreductase, with the protein MKNNVIIITGASSGIGKATAKLLAKKGAKVVLTARSTDKLNTLKKEIEDNQGEAYVVTADVTDKKAFETVVTKTLEKYGTINSLINNAGLMPLSFVEKLKTDEWNTMVDVNIKGVLNGVSAVLPTLIKNKGGDIINISSMAANRYFPGGAVYCATKSAVKMFSEGLRQELAPKYGINVTSIEPGAVDTNLTDTITDEDIKEKMSGMESMTTLKADDIANAIYYALSQPDHVNINDVYIVPSEQQ; encoded by the coding sequence ATGAAAAACAACGTCATTATAATTACTGGAGCCTCAAGTGGAATTGGTAAAGCTACAGCAAAACTATTAGCTAAAAAAGGTGCTAAAGTGGTGCTTACGGCCAGAAGCACAGATAAATTAAACACTTTAAAAAAAGAAATTGAAGATAACCAAGGTGAAGCATATGTTGTAACTGCAGATGTTACTGATAAAAAAGCATTTGAAACTGTGGTGACTAAAACACTAGAAAAATATGGAACCATTAATTCTTTAATTAACAATGCAGGTTTAATGCCCTTATCATTTGTTGAAAAATTAAAAACTGATGAATGGAATACCATGGTAGACGTCAATATTAAAGGCGTGTTAAATGGTGTGTCAGCTGTACTCCCTACTCTAATCAAAAATAAAGGCGGTGACATCATTAATATTTCTTCTATGGCTGCAAATCGTTATTTCCCAGGAGGTGCGGTTTACTGCGCTACAAAATCTGCTGTTAAAATGTTTTCCGAAGGACTACGACAAGAATTAGCACCAAAATACGGTATTAATGTAACGTCTATTGAGCCCGGAGCTGTGGATACGAATTTAACTGATACCATTACCGATGAAGACATTAAAGAGAAAATGTCTGGCATGGAGAGCATGACAACTTTAAAAGCCGATGATATTGCCAACGCTATTTACTACGCTTTATCACAACCTGATCATGTAAATATTAATGATGTGTATATCGTGCCAAGTGAACAACAATAA
- a CDS encoding nucleoside deaminase codes for MSKEQFMKEAVNAALKGMNNNEGGPFGCVIVKDGKIVGRGNNKVTSSNDPTAHAEVTAIRDACKNLGSFQLDGCEIYTSCEPCPMCLGAIYWARPDKVYYGSSQNDAANIGFDDEFIYKEIPLPYAERSIPFEQLARDIAIEPFQEWTKKIDKTAY; via the coding sequence ATGTCGAAAGAACAATTTATGAAAGAAGCTGTAAACGCAGCTTTAAAAGGAATGAATAATAACGAAGGTGGACCATTTGGTTGCGTTATTGTTAAAGATGGAAAAATAGTTGGACGTGGAAATAACAAAGTTACCTCTAGTAATGACCCTACGGCACATGCTGAAGTGACTGCCATTAGAGATGCCTGCAAAAATTTGGGCTCTTTTCAATTGGATGGTTGTGAAATTTACACATCTTGCGAACCGTGTCCTATGTGTTTAGGTGCTATTTATTGGGCAAGACCTGATAAAGTGTATTACGGAAGTAGCCAAAATGACGCTGCTAATATTGGTTTTGATGATGAGTTTATATACAAGGAAATTCCATTACCATATGCTGAACGTAGCATTCCATTTGAGCAATTGGCGCGCGATATTGCTATTGAACCTTTTCAGGAATGGACGAAAAAAATTGATAAAACGGCTTATTAG
- a CDS encoding SdrD B-like domain-containing protein yields the protein MKKITFTIFTICLCITEFALAQTVIHVPTDQSTIQAAVNAASNNDIIVVANGTYNESINLATGPNGISIQAENAGNATINGNSAPAFFAAGHTGNITISGFTLTSSLNSNSQGIIHMSNVLGHISVIGNAFSADNTNGIYLNSNSTTELSTSILNNSFGNFGNDDLIKIGVGENGIGGDANILIDNNSNTGTLEDDAIEVAFENNNSHATLVITNNNFSNWLGSGSGIDVHLGNGSPAATNLEARFTIAGNMLTNVDGDALLINLDGINNTLYGTISNNTIIGDNLNTSNGMFIDGDSTSNGVQATLTIDNNTISGIINNGIYVRPFCDDVSTDVWNLVINNNTIDNPNSDNSPADMSQAGILITDSSGIDDENYIINAEITNNTITNLNGVSDCIIIARPTTTLEATAIINYAASGNSCAPTLLGNPTSIADPVSNSLDLFEIGNLVWNDLDGNGIKDSGETGVEGVTIRITGNGFLGSTTSNANGIYILPALTPGTYTLTAVPTLNLPDISIQNAGGDPTVDSDFDPITKTVNVTLTAGGSNNLDIDLGIYDSSTLGLTKVNFNAVSFYPNPVSNFLTINTQLTNYKYTIYSVQGQLITSKASNNQMQRIDFNNFATGVYVLIIDTNEKSYSYKVIKK from the coding sequence ATGAAAAAAATTACGTTTACAATTTTTACAATTTGCTTATGTATAACAGAGTTTGCTTTAGCACAAACGGTTATCCATGTTCCAACAGATCAATCTACTATTCAAGCTGCGGTAAATGCCGCATCCAATAATGATATAATAGTTGTTGCCAATGGTACTTATAACGAAAGTATTAATCTTGCTACGGGACCAAATGGTATTTCTATTCAAGCAGAAAATGCAGGTAATGCAACCATTAATGGTAATTCGGCACCAGCTTTTTTTGCGGCTGGACATACCGGAAATATTACAATCTCTGGGTTTACCTTAACCTCTTCTTTAAACTCTAATAGTCAAGGTATTATTCATATGTCCAATGTATTGGGTCATATATCCGTAATTGGTAACGCGTTTTCAGCAGATAACACAAACGGAATCTATCTGAACTCTAATAGTACTACAGAATTGAGTACCTCTATTTTAAATAATAGTTTTGGTAATTTCGGCAATGACGACCTGATAAAAATTGGTGTAGGTGAAAATGGTATTGGTGGAGATGCTAATATTCTGATTGATAATAACTCCAACACAGGAACATTAGAAGATGATGCTATAGAGGTTGCTTTTGAAAATAACAATAGCCATGCAACTTTGGTAATAACCAATAATAATTTCAGCAACTGGCTTGGATCTGGTAGCGGTATAGATGTACACCTAGGAAATGGTAGTCCTGCAGCTACTAATTTAGAAGCTCGCTTTACTATTGCTGGAAACATGTTAACCAATGTGGATGGTGATGCGCTTTTAATTAATTTAGATGGTATTAATAACACCCTTTATGGAACTATATCAAATAACACCATTATAGGTGATAATTTAAACACGAGTAATGGTATGTTTATAGATGGTGACAGTACATCCAATGGTGTGCAAGCAACCTTAACAATTGATAACAACACGATATCTGGTATCATAAACAACGGTATTTATGTTAGGCCATTTTGCGATGATGTTTCAACAGACGTTTGGAATTTAGTTATTAATAATAATACTATAGATAATCCAAATTCCGACAATTCACCTGCCGATATGAGTCAAGCGGGAATTTTAATTACAGATTCATCAGGTATTGATGATGAAAATTATATTATTAATGCTGAAATAACAAACAATACCATTACCAATCTTAATGGTGTTTCAGATTGTATTATTATTGCAAGACCTACAACAACGCTAGAAGCTACAGCTATCATAAATTATGCTGCTTCAGGAAACTCTTGCGCACCAACATTATTAGGAAATCCTACAAGTATAGCAGACCCTGTTTCAAACAGCCTTGATTTGTTTGAAATTGGCAATTTAGTTTGGAATGACTTGGACGGTAACGGCATTAAGGATTCAGGTGAGACTGGTGTAGAAGGTGTAACAATTCGCATTACAGGAAATGGCTTTTTAGGATCTACAACATCTAATGCCAACGGTATTTACATCTTACCTGCTTTAACACCAGGAACGTATACCTTAACTGCAGTACCTACCTTAAACTTGCCAGATATTAGTATTCAAAATGCAGGTGGAGATCCCACAGTAGATAGTGATTTTGATCCTATAACCAAAACTGTCAATGTGACGCTAACAGCAGGTGGTTCAAACAATTTAGATATTGATTTAGGCATTTATGATAGTTCAACATTAGGTTTAACCAAAGTTAATTTTAATGCTGTTAGTTTCTATCCAAATCCGGTTTCTAACTTCTTAACAATTAATACCCAATTAACAAATTATAAGTATACCATTTACTCTGTACAAGGGCAACTGATTACTTCTAAAGCATCCAATAATCAAATGCAACGCATAGATTTCAATAATTTTGCTACAGGCGTTTATGTTTTGATTATTGATACTAATGAAAAATCTTATTCCTATAAAGTGATTAAAAAGTAA
- a CDS encoding KTSC domain-containing protein, translating into MKRINEYKKLFGVEKELELKSLKKSYRDLVKEWHPDKFQDGDERQEEAEIKSRKIIDGYHFLVSIAPETIAANLEAYTETITNSSIADYTHKGLLLEIFFQDGSSYEYFGVTKQVYIKMINSDKLNRFAKRSIYPNYTYRRTQRTLENA; encoded by the coding sequence ATGAAGCGCATAAACGAATACAAGAAACTCTTTGGAGTTGAAAAGGAATTGGAACTTAAGTCTTTAAAAAAGAGCTATCGTGATTTGGTTAAAGAGTGGCATCCAGACAAGTTTCAAGATGGAGACGAGCGTCAAGAAGAAGCTGAAATAAAAAGTAGAAAGATTATAGATGGCTACCATTTTTTAGTCAGTATTGCACCAGAAACTATTGCTGCTAATTTAGAAGCTTACACAGAAACCATTACCAATTCTAGTATTGCAGATTATACCCATAAAGGCTTATTACTTGAAATTTTCTTTCAAGACGGTTCGTCTTATGAGTATTTTGGTGTAACGAAACAAGTGTATATTAAAATGATTAATAGTGATAAATTAAACCGTTTTGCAAAACGTAGTATCTATCCAAATTACACCTATAGAAGAACACAACGCACGCTAGAAAACGCGTAA
- a CDS encoding c-type cytochrome, whose amino-acid sequence MRIFTILLFILLLNSCKSEKKIEESIDNYVPARTELSYDSKIFLGNRLFSEKTCVTCHDIDTYFKAPSVIEIMKVYKENNADIVAFLKGNSKPILDVTASEIAIMQDNIDGFLKNITDEELNAIATYMMHVDELVKNR is encoded by the coding sequence ATGCGAATATTTACAATTCTACTGTTCATTTTACTGCTGAATAGCTGTAAGTCTGAAAAAAAAATAGAAGAATCTATTGATAATTATGTTCCCGCACGTACGGAATTAAGTTACGATTCTAAAATCTTTCTAGGTAATCGCTTATTTTCAGAAAAAACCTGTGTTACCTGTCACGACATAGACACCTATTTTAAAGCGCCATCGGTTATTGAAATTATGAAGGTGTACAAAGAAAACAACGCTGATATTGTGGCGTTTTTAAAGGGCAATTCCAAACCAATTTTAGATGTAACGGCAAGTGAAATTGCTATTATGCAAGACAATATTGATGGGTTCCTAAAAAATATTACCGATGAGGAACTAAATGCCATCGCTACATATATGATGCATGTTGATGAGTTGGTGAAAAATAGATAG
- a CDS encoding redoxin domain-containing protein: MTSKIQSIHVKDLEGAVVDLISRYNNKILLLIIYNNDCLGCTGRAIPLAYEFQTKYPVIQVIGIHADFKNREGTKTSITRIFRNGQIPFPIYIDEHHRVYDQFEAEGTPQWVLITENGTLFRSFFGSQANAQNRLYYAIEALINN, translated from the coding sequence ATGACTTCAAAAATCCAATCCATTCATGTTAAAGATTTAGAAGGTGCTGTTGTTGATTTAATATCGAGGTACAACAACAAAATTTTATTACTAATTATTTATAATAATGACTGTTTAGGATGTACAGGACGCGCTATTCCTCTTGCTTATGAATTTCAAACAAAATACCCGGTTATTCAAGTAATTGGTATTCATGCTGATTTTAAGAATCGAGAAGGAACTAAAACATCTATAACGCGTATTTTTCGAAATGGTCAAATTCCCTTTCCAATTTACATTGACGAACATCATAGAGTCTATGATCAATTCGAAGCAGAAGGGACTCCGCAATGGGTATTAATTACAGAAAATGGCACCTTGTTCCGTTCCTTTTTTGGGTCGCAAGCTAATGCCCAGAACAGGCTCTACTACGCTATTGAAGCGCTTATAAATAATTAA